A single region of the Photobacterium sanguinicancri genome encodes:
- a CDS encoding YbhB/YbcL family Raf kinase inhibitor-like protein, producing the protein MKFLIKPVLALSIFALVAPVYAFEVSSKDIQEGHPMAKTFEYKGWGCDGGNLSPQLMWKDAPEGTKSFAITAFDPDAPTGSGFWHWVAINIPASVSELPRGVNIEKLGGQNLRIDYGTVGFGGVCPPENDGMHRYQFTVWALPTEKLNLNEDTSAAVAGFTLNSMALDKVTLTATYTR; encoded by the coding sequence ATGAAATTTTTGATTAAACCGGTTCTCGCACTCAGCATATTTGCCCTTGTAGCGCCAGTGTATGCATTCGAAGTTAGCAGTAAAGATATTCAAGAAGGTCATCCAATGGCTAAGACTTTTGAATATAAAGGCTGGGGGTGTGATGGCGGTAATCTGTCACCGCAATTAATGTGGAAAGATGCCCCTGAAGGGACGAAAAGCTTTGCCATTACAGCGTTTGATCCTGATGCGCCTACTGGCAGTGGTTTTTGGCATTGGGTTGCGATTAATATTCCCGCCTCGGTGAGTGAGCTACCCCGTGGTGTGAACATTGAAAAATTGGGGGGCCAGAATCTACGGATTGATTACGGTACTGTCGGGTTTGGTGGTGTTTGTCCGCCAGAAAATGATGGCATGCATCGCTATCAATTTACGGTTTGGGCACTACCGACAGAAAAGTTAAATTTGAATGAAGATACATCGGCTGCCGTTGCAGGATTTACGTTGAACAGCATGGCACTGGATAAAGTAACCTTAACTGCGACTTATACGCGTTAA
- a CDS encoding DUF1254 domain-containing protein, whose amino-acid sequence MKLSQITKSVLLSTVLAASCVSAAQPANSLDTFFTADGSVVTPGTYPTDETSHQILKNQDLVGVNKFLHKRQLTPTDEQPVVRMNRDTYYSMAVVDVSKGATVTMPELPEGKYISVQPVTEDHRIQPMYYGGGTFELSTHTGDHLYLVIRLDATFTEKEAAMYQDKMQINANSAKLFTSEPVNEASFKRVEDELKAKMPMLNERDGSNALTGMFTGFNDESSKLFTQEKYEVGAAIGWGGAQMIDNIYEVSGNYPADLCHQATFKDPEDKAFWSITVYNKSGFMFNDVANVSSNTATVNKDGTYTVSFGCGADAPNNIETANESGVFNLGIRHYQPSDMVRIDGYRILPMVKPQ is encoded by the coding sequence ATGAAGTTATCTCAAATTACTAAAAGTGTTTTATTGAGTACTGTTTTAGCCGCTAGTTGTGTATCTGCTGCGCAACCAGCAAATAGTTTGGATACCTTTTTTACGGCTGATGGATCGGTTGTAACGCCAGGTACTTACCCAACAGATGAGACATCTCATCAGATCCTTAAGAATCAAGATTTGGTGGGGGTAAATAAGTTTCTGCATAAACGCCAACTAACTCCCACTGATGAGCAACCTGTGGTACGAATGAATCGTGATACCTATTACTCGATGGCTGTGGTTGATGTATCAAAAGGGGCAACCGTCACTATGCCTGAACTACCTGAAGGCAAGTACATATCGGTTCAGCCGGTAACAGAAGACCATCGCATTCAACCAATGTACTACGGTGGTGGTACATTCGAGTTGTCTACTCATACTGGTGATCACTTGTATTTGGTTATTCGTCTCGATGCGACGTTTACTGAAAAAGAAGCAGCGATGTATCAAGATAAAATGCAGATCAATGCCAATAGCGCGAAGTTGTTTACATCCGAACCTGTAAACGAAGCATCTTTCAAACGTGTTGAAGATGAGTTGAAAGCTAAAATGCCGATGTTAAATGAACGTGATGGCAGCAATGCATTAACGGGCATGTTTACAGGCTTTAATGATGAATCTAGTAAGTTATTTACGCAAGAAAAGTATGAAGTTGGGGCTGCGATCGGTTGGGGGGGCGCACAAATGATAGATAATATCTATGAAGTTTCAGGTAATTACCCAGCAGATCTGTGTCACCAAGCGACGTTTAAAGACCCCGAAGATAAAGCGTTCTGGTCTATTACTGTTTATAACAAATCTGGCTTCATGTTTAATGATGTTGCGAACGTTAGTTCTAATACCGCGACAGTCAATAAAGATGGTACTTATACTGTGAGTTTTGGTTGTGGTGCTGATGCCCCTAATAACATTGAAACAGCCAATGAGTCAGGTGTGTTTAACTTAGGTATCCGTCATTATCAACCGAGTGATATGGTGCGTATCGATGGTTACCGTATTTTACCTATGGTCAAACCGCAATAG
- a CDS encoding PaaI family thioesterase translates to MRYTMMGIEQKEWKMDNPNKSLLQADIDKCESFNAIRLVEKVAKHQSHQHCMLCGTEPTFGLKLDFYNDQQGAVWSKAKGSIHQQGYQGILHGGFIASLLDAGMCQAIFNQRIEAVTGDMNIRYLAEIPLNAEMLIRGEIKSSCLTLYKVEAGIYVEQQLMAKSTARFMKRQ, encoded by the coding sequence ATGCGCTATACCATGATGGGTATTGAGCAGAAAGAGTGGAAAATGGATAACCCAAACAAAAGCTTGTTACAAGCAGATATAGATAAGTGCGAGTCATTTAACGCGATACGTTTAGTCGAGAAAGTGGCTAAACACCAAAGTCATCAACATTGTATGCTGTGTGGTACTGAGCCAACTTTTGGCTTAAAACTCGACTTTTATAATGATCAACAAGGGGCTGTTTGGAGCAAAGCAAAAGGCAGCATCCATCAACAGGGCTATCAAGGTATTTTACATGGTGGCTTTATCGCATCATTGTTAGATGCTGGTATGTGCCAAGCGATATTTAATCAAAGAATTGAAGCTGTTACTGGCGATATGAATATTCGTTATCTTGCAGAAATTCCCCTTAATGCAGAAATGCTTATTCGAGGTGAAATAAAATCGTCTTGTTTAACACTCTATAAAGTTGAAGCAGGAATTTATGTTGAACAGCAACTCATGGCAAAAAGCACTGCTCGTTTTATGAAGCGTCAATGA